The Vigna unguiculata cultivar IT97K-499-35 chromosome 6, ASM411807v1, whole genome shotgun sequence genome contains a region encoding:
- the LOC114188954 gene encoding uncharacterized protein LOC114188954, with the protein MAFSFSSCAITKPFFGVQERSLNCEVLKKNGVSALIKCSSKESSELPEKGSKLEIGSPIIFIEAPKMIKTAATMPCLRVNTGQVKAGDVGRIVSRKPKDVWAVRLRIGTYLIDGKYFRPLDLAESN; encoded by the exons ATggctttctccttttcttcttgTGCAATCACAAAGCCATTTTTTGGGGTCCAAGAGAGAAGCTTGAATTGTGAAGTTCTGAAGAAAAATGGTGTTTCTGCTTTGATAAAGTGTTCATCAAAAGAGTCTTCAGAGTTGCCAGAAAAAGGGTCCAAGTTGGAAATAGGTTCTCCCATTATTTTCATTGAAGCTCCCAAGATGATTAAAACTGCAGCTACCATGCCCTGTCTCAGGGTTAACACTGGTCAAGTTAAAGCCGGTGATGTTGGAAG GATTGTTTCAAGAAAACCCAAAGATGTTTGGGCTGTGAGGCTCAGAATTGGAACTTATCTCATAGATGGGAAATATTTCAGGCCCTTGGATCTGGCTGAGTCAAACTGA